In Acidovorax sp. 106, the following proteins share a genomic window:
- a CDS encoding carbon-nitrogen hydrolase family protein — MTSFSVPGRLTVAAAQTLVWPGDVAANVQQHVLFVQAAASAGVQLLVFPELSLMGYEPTLMARNVLAPDAPQLAPLRDAAARHGMALVVGTAVAAEADQANPGIGSVVLHPDGRTELYRKHHLHDGEQQFASPGAAPAHVTELGGEPVGLAVCADITHPEHAQAARQGGAALYACSMVLSPNGYPAESAMLQGYARSHGMAVLMANYGAPTGGYLCVGRSALWAPGGDLVVAAPGVGACLVVGRRSEGGGAGAVAGAWTGAVLPVPGLAP; from the coding sequence ATGACCTCTTTCTCGGTGCCCGGCAGGCTTACGGTGGCCGCAGCGCAAACCCTGGTGTGGCCCGGTGACGTGGCTGCCAACGTGCAGCAGCATGTGTTGTTTGTGCAAGCCGCTGCCAGCGCGGGCGTGCAGTTGCTGGTGTTTCCGGAGCTGTCGCTCATGGGCTATGAGCCCACGCTGATGGCCCGCAACGTGCTGGCGCCCGACGCCCCGCAGCTGGCCCCGCTGCGCGATGCGGCCGCCCGGCACGGCATGGCGCTGGTGGTGGGCACGGCGGTGGCGGCGGAGGCCGACCAGGCCAACCCGGGCATTGGCTCGGTGGTGCTGCACCCCGATGGCCGCACCGAGCTGTACCGCAAACACCATTTGCATGACGGTGAGCAGCAGTTCGCCAGCCCGGGCGCTGCACCCGCCCACGTGACCGAGCTGGGCGGCGAGCCCGTGGGCTTGGCCGTGTGCGCCGATATCACCCACCCGGAACATGCGCAGGCAGCCCGACAGGGCGGCGCTGCGCTGTACGCGTGCAGCATGGTGCTCTCACCCAATGGTTACCCCGCAGAAAGCGCCATGCTGCAAGGCTATGCCCGCAGCCACGGCATGGCTGTGCTGATGGCCAACTATGGCGCGCCCACCGGCGGCTACCTGTGCGTGGGGCGCAGTGCGTTGTGGGCGCCGGGGGGCGACCTGGTGGTGGCGGCCCCTGGTGTGGGCGCCTGCCTGGTGGTGGGGCGGCGCAGCGAAGGCGGCGGGGCAGGAGCTGTGGCAGGTGCATGGACGGGCGCTGTACTGCCCGTGCCGGGGCTGGCACCATGA
- a CDS encoding phosphomannomutase/phosphoglucomutase gives MQLSPAIFKAYDIRGIVPSTLNESVALGLGRAFGTAARAQGQTVVAVGRDGRLSGPALAGALIQGLVEAGIEVIDVGMVTTPILYFAAHTLCASGIQVTGSHNPKDYNGFKMVLGGRAIYGEEIQALRRTMEADAWHLVPGGSVRQADVLSAYRERIVGDVKLARPMKVVVDSGNGIAGASAPGIFRALGCEVIELFSEVDGNFPNHHPDPSKPENLRDLIAALHSSDAELGLAFDGDGDRLGIVTKDGTNIFPDRQMMLFAQDVLSRVPGGEIVFDVKCTQRLAPAIVAAGGVPVMFKTGHSLIKARMKETDSPLGGEMSGHIFFKERWFGFDDGTYAGCRLLEILSRSSDPSAVLNALPTSYSTPELNVACAEGEPHRLTAELQALAASAFAAPAQINTIDGLRVDWPDGFGLIRASNTTPVLVLRFEGHTPEALHRIEAAMLALLEKVKPGATVGSAAH, from the coding sequence GTGCAACTCTCGCCCGCCATCTTCAAAGCCTACGACATTCGTGGCATCGTGCCTTCGACCCTGAACGAATCCGTGGCCTTGGGCCTGGGCCGGGCGTTTGGCACGGCCGCCCGTGCCCAGGGGCAGACGGTGGTGGCCGTGGGGCGCGATGGGCGCCTATCGGGCCCCGCGCTGGCGGGCGCGCTGATCCAGGGTCTGGTCGAGGCGGGCATCGAGGTCATCGACGTGGGCATGGTCACCACGCCCATCCTGTACTTTGCGGCCCACACGCTGTGCGCCAGCGGCATCCAGGTCACCGGCAGCCACAACCCCAAGGACTACAACGGCTTCAAGATGGTGCTGGGTGGTCGCGCCATTTATGGCGAAGAGATTCAGGCCCTGCGCCGCACCATGGAGGCCGATGCCTGGCATCTGGTGCCCGGCGGCAGCGTGCGCCAGGCCGATGTGCTGAGCGCCTACCGCGAACGCATCGTGGGCGATGTGAAGCTGGCCCGCCCCATGAAGGTGGTGGTGGACAGTGGCAACGGCATTGCCGGTGCATCAGCGCCCGGCATCTTCCGTGCCCTGGGCTGTGAGGTGATTGAGCTGTTCTCTGAGGTGGACGGCAATTTCCCCAACCACCACCCCGACCCGAGCAAGCCCGAGAACCTGCGCGACCTGATCGCTGCGCTGCACAGCAGCGACGCCGAGCTGGGCCTGGCTTTTGACGGCGACGGCGACCGTCTGGGCATCGTCACCAAGGACGGCACCAACATCTTCCCCGACCGCCAGATGATGCTGTTTGCGCAAGACGTGCTCTCGCGCGTGCCCGGTGGTGAGATCGTTTTTGACGTGAAATGCACCCAGCGCCTGGCCCCGGCCATCGTGGCCGCCGGCGGTGTGCCGGTGATGTTCAAGACCGGGCATTCACTCATCAAGGCCCGCATGAAGGAAACCGATTCACCGCTGGGCGGCGAGATGAGCGGGCACATCTTCTTCAAAGAGCGCTGGTTTGGCTTTGACGATGGCACCTACGCAGGCTGCCGCCTGCTGGAAATTTTGAGCCGCAGCAGCGACCCCAGCGCCGTGCTCAATGCCTTGCCCACCAGTTATTCCACGCCCGAGTTGAACGTGGCTTGCGCCGAGGGCGAGCCGCACCGCCTCACGGCAGAGCTGCAGGCCCTGGCGGCCAGCGCCTTTGCCGCCCCCGCGCAGATCAACACCATCGATGGCCTGCGCGTGGACTGGCCCGATGGCTTTGGCCTGATCCGCGCCAGCAACACCACGCCCGTGCTGGTGCTCAGGTTCGAGGGGCACACCCCCGAAGCGCTGCATCGCATTGAGGCCGCCATGCTGGCCTTGCTGGAAAAGGTCAAGCCCGGCGCCACCGTGGGCAGTGCCGCCCACTGA
- a CDS encoding DNA-3-methyladenine glycosylase 2 family protein, translating into MPPQPIRPANEPQEPPSHDPDEGRYLALRTRDARFDGRFFTGVTSTGIYCRPVCSVRTPKRENCRFFDLAAQAERAGFRPCLRCRPEVSPASLVWSTQDASHLLVHHALRLLDAPDALQSDPRSAQALAERLGVSDRHLRRLFEAQLGLSPLQYLQTRRLLTAKQLLTDTPLPVTEVALASGFGSVRRFNAAFAQHYGLNPTALRRSGTVAGEGATGTLRLAYRPPLDAPALLAFFAKRQFHGVEWAQPEGAAPSLRRTVRLRPSSGAQPITGWIQAQFDTARHQVLLQTSDSLYPVLPAVLRRVRALLDLDADPAPINALLHADFPQGDGLRVPGAWDGLELAVRAVLGQQITVAAARTLGQRLVERFGEPIATPWPQLCRLFPTAAVLAHAEGDALGHLGIVRQRQAAIVALARAVDAGQITLDSTADVPATTRALCALPGIGDWTAQYIAMRVLRWPDAFVAGDVALHKALGVQGQKQPARAATEASAAWQPWRSYAVVRAWASLEASAGSAAPTPPIAPTAPTASTSKSLSNP; encoded by the coding sequence ATGCCCCCCCAGCCCATCCGTCCCGCAAACGAGCCACAGGAGCCCCCATCGCACGACCCAGACGAGGGCCGCTACCTGGCGCTGCGCACCCGGGATGCGCGCTTTGACGGGCGGTTTTTCACGGGCGTGACCTCTACCGGCATCTATTGCCGCCCAGTGTGCTCGGTGCGCACGCCCAAGCGCGAGAACTGCCGTTTTTTTGACCTGGCAGCCCAGGCCGAGCGGGCAGGCTTTCGGCCCTGCCTGCGTTGCCGCCCCGAGGTGTCGCCCGCATCGCTGGTGTGGTCCACCCAGGACGCCAGCCACCTGCTGGTGCACCACGCGCTGCGCCTGCTGGATGCACCCGATGCCTTGCAAAGTGACCCACGCAGCGCCCAGGCACTGGCAGAGCGCCTGGGCGTGAGCGACCGGCACCTGCGCCGCCTGTTTGAAGCGCAACTGGGCCTGTCGCCCCTGCAATACCTGCAAACCCGGCGGCTGCTGACGGCCAAGCAGTTGCTGACCGACACCCCGCTGCCCGTGACCGAAGTGGCGCTGGCCAGTGGCTTTGGCAGCGTGCGCCGCTTCAATGCCGCGTTTGCCCAGCACTACGGCTTGAACCCCACCGCCCTGCGGCGCAGCGGTACCGTGGCGGGCGAAGGGGCCACGGGCACGCTGCGCCTGGCCTACCGCCCGCCGCTGGACGCCCCAGCGCTGCTGGCATTTTTTGCCAAGCGCCAGTTCCATGGCGTGGAGTGGGCCCAGCCCGAGGGTGCGGCGCCCAGCCTGCGGCGCACCGTGCGCCTGCGGCCCAGCTCGGGGGCACAACCCATCACCGGTTGGATACAAGCGCAGTTTGATACCGCCCGCCACCAGGTGCTGCTGCAAACCAGCGACAGCCTGTACCCCGTGCTGCCCGCCGTGCTGCGGCGCGTGCGCGCCCTGCTGGACCTGGACGCCGACCCCGCCCCCATCAACGCGCTGCTGCACGCCGACTTTCCGCAAGGCGACGGCCTGCGGGTGCCGGGCGCGTGGGATGGGCTAGAGCTGGCCGTGCGTGCCGTGCTGGGCCAGCAGATCACCGTGGCGGCGGCGCGCACGCTGGGGCAGCGGCTGGTCGAGCGTTTTGGCGAACCCATCGCCACCCCCTGGCCGCAGCTCTGCCGCCTGTTCCCCACCGCCGCCGTGCTGGCGCATGCCGAGGGGGACGCGCTGGGCCATTTGGGCATCGTGCGCCAGCGGCAGGCAGCCATCGTGGCCCTGGCGCGGGCGGTGGATGCCGGGCAGATCACGCTGGACAGCACCGCCGATGTGCCCGCCACCACCCGCGCCCTGTGTGCCCTGCCCGGCATTGGCGACTGGACGGCGCAGTACATCGCCATGCGCGTGCTGCGCTGGCCCGATGCCTTTGTGGCGGGCGATGTGGCGCTGCACAAGGCGCTGGGCGTGCAGGGCCAAAAGCAACCCGCCCGGGCGGCCACCGAGGCCTCTGCCGCCTGGCAGCCCTGGCGCAGCTACGCCGTGGTGCGCGCCTGGGCCAGCCTGGAGGCGAGCGCCGGGTCAGCAGCCCCCACCCCGCCCATCGCACCCACCGCACCCACCGCATCCACGTCCAAATCACTATCAAATCCATAG
- a CDS encoding methylated-DNA--[protein]-cysteine S-methyltransferase, with protein sequence MGQEDGKKWTAAADLQPTISKPGRLLDTTAWTPAPQHPTLLQAAVQLQQYLQGQRKVFDLPLDLSMGTAFQQAVWRALLALPCGHTTSYGALSQSIARPSAVRAVAAAVGRNPLSVVVPCHRVLGANGSLTGYAGGLPRKAALLGLEARLA encoded by the coding sequence ATGGGGCAAGAAGACGGTAAAAAATGGACCGCTGCGGCCGATTTACAGCCGACGATTTCCAAGCCCGGCAGGCTCCTAGACACAACCGCCTGGACGCCCGCGCCGCAGCACCCCACTTTGCTGCAGGCCGCAGTCCAGTTGCAGCAATACCTGCAAGGCCAGCGCAAGGTGTTTGATCTGCCGCTGGATTTGTCGATGGGCACGGCCTTTCAGCAAGCCGTGTGGCGCGCCTTGCTGGCCCTGCCCTGCGGCCACACCACCAGCTATGGCGCGCTGAGCCAGTCCATCGCCCGCCCCAGTGCCGTGCGCGCCGTGGCCGCCGCCGTGGGCCGCAACCCCTTGAGCGTGGTGGTGCCCTGCCACCGCGTGCTGGGTGCGAACGGCAGCCTCACCGGCTACGCCGGGGGGCTGCCGCGCAAGGCCG